ACGACCCGGAACTCGCGGATCGCGTCCTGCGAGAAGCGGGCGCGCGACAGGCCGAGCGCCTGGTCGGTGAAGTCGACGCCGTCGACCTGGATCGAGGTCTGCGAGGCGTTGCCGCCCGCGCCCACCACCGGCGAGTTCTGGATGAAGCGGAACGACCCGACCTCGCGCTGCACGCCCGGCGCGATGAACGCCAGCCGCTCGAAGTCGCGGTCCGCCACCGGCAGGTTCTCGATCTGCTCGGGCACGATGTTGGTCGACGAGTCGGTCTTGAGCACGTCCACCAGCGGCACCTCGGCGGTGACCACGATGGTCTCCGACACCTGGACCTGCATCGTGAACTCGACCCGGGCCGTCTGGCCGACGCGGATCA
The sequence above is drawn from the Thermoanaerobaculales bacterium genome and encodes:
- a CDS encoding carboxypeptidase-like regulatory domain-containing protein, giving the protein MMRHTDRTVRGWLPLAMLAALLAVALPAAAQVSTGTIEVLTVDQQGLAMPGVTVQVRNTDTGADRVGVADEFGRAVFAALPPGPYAVSGNLEGFAPITDQEVVIRVGQTARVEFTMQVQVSETIVVTAEVPLVDVLKTDSSTNIVPEQIENLPVADRDFERLAFIAPGVQREVGSFRFIQNSPVVGAGGNASQTSIQVDGVDFTDQALGLSRARFSQDAIREFRVV